A window of Streptomyces caniferus contains these coding sequences:
- a CDS encoding TetR/AcrR family transcriptional regulator, producing MGTAQTPRRITMTPAAHRVLAAAGRLFYERGIHAVGVDLIAAEAGVTKKTLYDRFGSKEQIVVEYLADRDERWRAFLAPYLDAVGPSPAAGVLAVFDASRDWSAEHSAKGCSMVNAHAEISDPSHPAYAIITAQKQWMLALFTDLAGAAAPGRAERLGRALMLLHEGALVAHGLDVFPDPIGRARDEAEALLTAAGAGS from the coding sequence ATGGGTACTGCGCAGACGCCTCGACGGATCACCATGACGCCCGCCGCGCACCGCGTCCTCGCGGCCGCCGGGCGGCTGTTCTACGAGCGCGGCATCCACGCCGTCGGGGTGGACCTGATCGCGGCCGAGGCCGGGGTGACGAAGAAGACCCTCTACGACAGGTTCGGCTCCAAGGAGCAGATCGTCGTGGAGTACCTCGCGGACCGCGATGAGCGCTGGCGGGCCTTTCTGGCGCCGTACCTCGACGCCGTGGGGCCGTCGCCCGCGGCGGGGGTGCTGGCCGTCTTCGACGCCTCGCGGGACTGGTCGGCCGAGCACAGTGCCAAGGGGTGCAGCATGGTCAATGCCCATGCCGAGATCAGCGATCCGTCGCACCCCGCGTACGCGATCATCACGGCGCAGAAGCAGTGGATGCTCGCGCTGTTCACCGATCTGGCCGGGGCCGCGGCGCCCGGCCGGGCCGAGCGGCTGGGCCGGGCGCTGATGCTCCTGCACGAAGGAGCCCTGGTCGCCCACGGCCTGGATGTCTTCCCCGACCCGATCGGCCGGGCCCGCGACGAGGCGGAGGCGCTGCTCACCGCTGCGGGGGCGGGATCGTGA
- a CDS encoding DMT family transporter, with translation MRFLLSAAFVLCWSSGFIGAKLGAGSAPAATLLMWRFLPLAAVLLLVSATAARASWRHLTARDLARQAAVGALSQSGYLFTVYSAIQLGVSSGTTALIDGTQPLVAGALAGPLLRQYVSRRQWLGLCLGLVGVVLVTCADASAGADVSRWAYLVPFLGMSSLVAATFLEGRSRTRVAPSVSMTVHCATSAVLFTALAAGTGTLRPPAAPSFWVAVCWLVTLSTFGGYGLYWLILRRFGVTEVNTLMFLMAPVTALWGAAMFGEPFGPQTAAGLAVGLAAVVLVRRGAGPSAAGPAGNRPPRARGRTSGDPLVRPRAGDRRLRGVGRPGR, from the coding sequence ATGCGCTTCCTGCTCTCGGCCGCCTTTGTCCTCTGCTGGAGCTCCGGCTTCATCGGGGCCAAGCTCGGCGCCGGCAGCGCGCCCGCGGCCACCCTCCTGATGTGGCGGTTCCTGCCGCTCGCCGCCGTCCTCCTCCTGGTGTCGGCCACCGCCGCCCGCGCCTCGTGGCGGCACCTGACGGCACGGGACCTGGCCCGGCAGGCCGCCGTCGGCGCACTCTCGCAGAGCGGCTACCTCTTCACCGTCTACTCCGCGATCCAGCTCGGGGTCTCCAGCGGCACCACGGCCCTGATCGACGGCACCCAGCCCCTGGTGGCCGGGGCGCTCGCCGGGCCGCTGCTGCGCCAGTACGTCTCCCGCCGGCAGTGGCTCGGGCTGTGCCTGGGACTGGTCGGCGTCGTCCTGGTGACCTGCGCCGACGCGTCGGCCGGCGCGGACGTGAGCCGGTGGGCCTACCTCGTCCCGTTCCTCGGGATGTCCTCGCTGGTGGCGGCCACCTTCCTGGAAGGCCGTTCGCGCACCCGGGTCGCACCGTCGGTGTCGATGACCGTCCACTGCGCCACCAGCGCCGTCCTCTTCACCGCCCTCGCCGCCGGCACCGGCACCCTGCGGCCGCCCGCCGCGCCCTCGTTCTGGGTCGCGGTCTGCTGGCTGGTGACGCTCTCCACCTTCGGCGGGTACGGGCTGTACTGGCTGATCCTCCGGCGCTTCGGCGTCACCGAGGTGAACACCCTGATGTTCCTGATGGCACCGGTCACGGCGCTGTGGGGAGCCGCCATGTTCGGCGAACCGTTCGGCCCGCAGACCGCCGCCGGACTGGCGGTCGGCCTCGCGGCGGTCGTCCTCGTGCGCCGCGGCGCGGGGCCCTCGGCCGCGGGCCCCGCCGGGAATCGGCCCCCACGCGCACGAGGCCGTACCAGCGGTGATCCGCTCGTACGGCCTCGTGCCGGGGACAGGCGCCTGAGGGGGGTGGGGCGCCCGGGACGGTGA
- a CDS encoding GntT/GntP/DsdX family permease, whose protein sequence is MTHLSVEMLAADATEPITSAGHAQLGIAVLAGIAVIVLLITKFKLHAFLSLIIGSLVLGAVAGAPLDKAITSFSTGLGTTVAGTGVLIALGAVLGRLLADSGGADQIVDTILARSSRQAMPWAMVLIAGIVGLPIFFEIGIVLLIPVVLLVAKRGNFSLMRIGIPALAGLSVMHGLIPPHPGPLVAIDAVKANLGVTLALGVVVAIPTAIIAGPVFSRYAARWVDIQPPEKMVPERASDDLEKRPGFGITVATVLLPVVMMLAKALVDIVVDDPEQTVQRVFDVVGSPLIALLTAVLVAMFTLGRAAGFTRGRIAVTVEKSLGPIAGVVLIVGAGGGFKQTLVDAGVGQMILDVSKGWNISALLLAWLIAVAIRLATGSATVATISAAGLVGPLAADMSTTHAALLVLAIGCGSLFFSHVNDAGFWLVKEYFGMNVGQTLKTWSVMETLISVVGIGCVLLLSLVL, encoded by the coding sequence GTGACACATCTCAGCGTCGAGATGCTCGCAGCGGATGCGACCGAGCCGATCACCTCGGCCGGTCACGCACAGCTGGGCATCGCCGTCCTGGCCGGCATCGCCGTCATCGTCCTGCTCATCACCAAGTTCAAGCTGCATGCCTTTCTGTCGCTGATCATCGGTTCGCTGGTGCTCGGCGCGGTGGCCGGTGCCCCTCTCGACAAGGCCATCACCAGCTTCTCGACGGGGCTGGGCACGACGGTCGCGGGCACCGGCGTGCTGATCGCGCTCGGCGCCGTCCTCGGGCGGCTGCTCGCCGATTCGGGGGGCGCGGACCAGATCGTCGACACGATCCTGGCGAGGTCGAGCCGGCAGGCGATGCCCTGGGCGATGGTGCTGATCGCCGGGATCGTGGGACTGCCGATCTTCTTCGAGATCGGCATCGTGCTGCTGATCCCCGTGGTGCTGCTGGTCGCCAAGCGCGGCAACTTCTCGCTGATGCGGATCGGCATCCCCGCACTGGCCGGACTGTCCGTCATGCACGGGCTGATACCCCCGCACCCCGGCCCGCTGGTCGCGATCGACGCCGTCAAGGCGAACCTCGGCGTCACCCTCGCGCTCGGCGTGGTCGTCGCCATCCCGACCGCGATCATCGCCGGTCCGGTGTTCTCCCGGTACGCGGCCCGCTGGGTGGACATCCAGCCGCCGGAGAAGATGGTGCCCGAGCGCGCCTCCGACGACCTGGAGAAGCGGCCCGGCTTCGGGATCACCGTGGCCACCGTGCTGCTGCCGGTGGTGATGATGCTGGCCAAGGCGCTGGTGGACATCGTCGTCGACGACCCCGAGCAGACCGTCCAGAGGGTCTTCGACGTCGTCGGCTCCCCGCTGATCGCGCTGCTGACCGCCGTGCTGGTCGCGATGTTCACGCTGGGCCGGGCGGCCGGGTTCACCCGCGGCCGGATCGCCGTCACCGTGGAGAAGTCGCTCGGCCCGATCGCCGGGGTGGTGCTGATCGTCGGCGCGGGCGGCGGCTTCAAGCAGACGCTGGTGGACGCCGGCGTCGGCCAGATGATCCTGGACGTCTCCAAGGGCTGGAACATCTCCGCGCTCCTGCTGGCCTGGCTGATCGCGGTCGCCATCCGGCTCGCGACCGGCTCCGCGACGGTGGCCACCATCTCCGCCGCCGGGCTCGTCGGCCCGCTCGCCGCGGACATGAGCACCACCCATGCCGCGCTGCTGGTGCTGGCCATCGGGTGCGGGTCGCTGTTCTTCAGCCACGTCAACGACGCCGGATTCTGGCTGGTCAAGGAGTACTTCGGGATGAACGTCGGCCAGACGCTGAAGACCTGGTCGGTGATGGAGACGCTGATCTCGGTCGTCGGGATCGGGTGCGTCCTGCTGCTCTCCCTGGTCCTTTAG
- a CDS encoding gluconokinase produces the protein MSIPDVIVVMGVAGTGKTTIGPLVAAGLGVPYAEGDDFHPPANIAKMSAGIPLDDADRGPWLDALGAWAHERAGHGGVASCSALKRAYRDRLRAAAPGVVFLHLTGERALIEERMAGRRGHFMPTALLDSQFATLEPLGRDETGVAVDVSGSPQQIADRAVAALRAMTAPA, from the coding sequence GTGAGCATCCCCGACGTGATCGTCGTGATGGGCGTGGCCGGCACCGGCAAGACCACGATCGGCCCGCTGGTGGCGGCCGGACTGGGCGTCCCGTACGCCGAGGGTGACGACTTCCATCCGCCGGCCAACATCGCCAAGATGTCCGCCGGGATCCCGCTGGACGATGCCGACCGCGGCCCGTGGCTGGACGCCCTCGGCGCCTGGGCGCACGAGCGGGCCGGACACGGCGGGGTGGCCAGCTGCTCCGCGCTCAAGCGCGCCTACCGCGACCGGCTGCGCGCCGCCGCTCCCGGCGTCGTCTTCCTGCACCTCACCGGCGAGCGCGCGCTGATCGAGGAGCGGATGGCCGGGCGCCGGGGCCACTTCATGCCGACCGCGCTGCTGGACTCCCAGTTCGCCACGCTCGAACCCCTCGGGCGCGACGAGACCGGCGTCGCCGTGGACGTGTCCGGCAGCCCGCAGCAGATCGCCGACCGGGCGGTGGCCGCACTGCGCGCGATGACCGCGCCGGCGTGA
- a CDS encoding FadR/GntR family transcriptional regulator has product MENEGKGLHARVLESLGPAITAGDYPPGTVLRTDELEQRFDVSRTVIREAIRVLESMQLVASRRRVGVTVRPTEEWNVYDPRVIGWRLAGRDRPRQLRSLTVLRSAIEPVAAGLAARHATPRQCAELTEQAMGMVATSRGQQLDAYLVHDTAFHRVVLTASGNEMFARLGDVVAAVLTGRTQHHVMFTDPDPAAVTLHVQVAEAVRTGDAARAESLTREITAGAMAELDVLAP; this is encoded by the coding sequence ATGGAAAACGAGGGGAAGGGACTGCACGCCCGTGTACTGGAGTCCCTCGGTCCCGCGATCACCGCGGGCGACTACCCCCCGGGCACGGTCCTGCGCACGGACGAGCTGGAGCAGCGCTTCGACGTCTCCCGCACGGTCATCCGCGAGGCGATCCGGGTACTGGAATCCATGCAGCTGGTCGCCTCCCGGCGCCGCGTCGGGGTGACCGTCCGCCCCACCGAGGAGTGGAACGTCTACGACCCCCGGGTGATCGGCTGGCGGCTGGCCGGCCGCGACCGTCCCCGGCAGCTGCGCTCGCTGACCGTGCTCCGCTCGGCGATCGAACCGGTCGCCGCGGGCCTCGCCGCCCGGCACGCCACCCCCCGCCAGTGCGCCGAACTCACCGAACAGGCCATGGGCATGGTCGCCACCTCACGCGGCCAGCAGCTCGACGCCTACCTCGTCCACGACACGGCATTCCACCGGGTCGTCCTGACCGCCTCCGGCAACGAGATGTTCGCCCGGCTCGGCGATGTGGTCGCCGCCGTCCTGACCGGCCGCACCCAGCACCATGTGATGTTCACCGACCCCGACCCGGCCGCGGTCACCCTCCACGTCCAGGTCGCCGAGGCGGTCCGCACCGGCGACGCGGCACGGGCGGAGTCCCTGACCCGCGAGATCACCGCGGGCGCGATGGCCGAACTGGACGTGCTGGCACCGTAG
- a CDS encoding acyl-CoA mutase large subunit family protein produces MAHESGRERYNESGLPIEPVYGPEALEGWDPERSLGAPGSYPFTRGVYPSMYTGRPWTMRQYAGFGTARESNARYRQLIAHGTTGLSVAFDLPTQMGHDSDTPIASGEVGKVGVAIDSVEDMRVLFGGIPLDKVSTSMTINAPAALLLLLYQLVGEEEGVAADRLNGTVQNDVLKEYIARGTYIFPPQPSLRLTADIFHYCRAEIPRWNTISISGYHMAEAGASPAQEIAFTLADGIAYVRTAVASGMDIDDFAPRLSFFFVARTTLLEEVAKFRAARRIWARVMREEFGAKNPKSLMLRFHTQTAGVQLTAQQPEVNLARVTLQGLAAVLGGTQSLHTNSFDEAIALPTDKSARLALRTQQVLAHETDVTATVDPFAGSYAVESMTDEVEEAAVALMRRVEDMGGAVAAIERGFQKGEIERNAYRLAQETDAGERVVVGVNRFQLDEEEPYEPLRVDPAIEAQQIERLAVLRERRNARAVSAALGDLRKAAEGTDNVLHPMREALRARATVGEVCDALREVWGAYVPTDAF; encoded by the coding sequence ATGGCGCACGAGTCGGGCAGGGAGCGGTACAACGAGAGCGGGCTGCCCATCGAGCCGGTGTACGGGCCGGAGGCGCTGGAGGGCTGGGACCCGGAGCGCAGCCTCGGCGCGCCCGGCAGCTACCCGTTCACCCGCGGGGTGTATCCGTCGATGTACACCGGACGGCCCTGGACGATGCGGCAGTACGCCGGCTTCGGCACCGCGCGCGAGTCCAACGCCCGTTACCGTCAGCTGATCGCCCACGGCACCACCGGGCTGTCGGTCGCCTTCGACCTGCCGACGCAGATGGGCCACGACTCCGACACCCCGATCGCCTCGGGCGAGGTCGGCAAGGTCGGGGTGGCCATCGACTCCGTCGAGGACATGCGGGTGCTGTTCGGCGGCATCCCGCTGGACAAGGTGTCGACGTCGATGACGATCAACGCGCCCGCCGCGCTGCTGCTGCTCCTCTACCAACTGGTGGGGGAGGAGGAAGGGGTGGCGGCGGACCGGCTGAACGGGACCGTGCAGAACGACGTGCTCAAGGAGTACATCGCGCGGGGGACCTATATCTTCCCGCCGCAGCCGTCGTTGCGGCTGACCGCGGACATCTTCCACTACTGCCGGGCCGAGATCCCGCGGTGGAACACCATCTCCATCTCCGGCTACCACATGGCGGAGGCGGGCGCCTCGCCCGCGCAGGAGATCGCCTTCACGCTCGCCGACGGCATCGCCTACGTGCGGACCGCCGTCGCCTCCGGGATGGACATCGACGACTTCGCGCCACGGCTCTCCTTCTTCTTCGTCGCCCGTACGACGCTGCTCGAAGAGGTCGCCAAGTTCCGTGCCGCGCGCCGGATCTGGGCCCGGGTGATGCGGGAGGAGTTCGGTGCGAAGAACCCCAAGTCGCTGATGCTGCGCTTCCACACCCAGACCGCGGGGGTGCAGCTCACCGCCCAGCAGCCGGAGGTGAACCTCGCCCGGGTCACCCTCCAGGGACTCGCCGCCGTCCTCGGCGGCACCCAGTCGCTGCACACCAACTCCTTCGACGAGGCGATCGCCCTGCCCACCGACAAGTCGGCCCGGCTCGCGCTGCGCACCCAGCAGGTGCTCGCCCATGAGACCGATGTGACCGCCACCGTCGATCCGTTCGCCGGTTCCTACGCCGTCGAGTCGATGACCGACGAGGTGGAGGAGGCGGCCGTGGCGCTGATGCGGCGGGTCGAGGACATGGGCGGCGCGGTGGCCGCCATCGAGCGCGGCTTCCAGAAGGGTGAGATCGAGCGCAACGCCTACCGCCTCGCCCAGGAGACGGACGCCGGCGAGCGGGTCGTGGTCGGCGTCAACCGCTTCCAGCTGGACGAGGAGGAGCCGTACGAGCCCTTGCGGGTCGACCCGGCCATCGAGGCCCAGCAGATCGAGCGGCTGGCCGTGCTCCGGGAACGCCGTAATGCCCGGGCGGTCTCGGCCGCCCTCGGTGACCTGCGCAAGGCCGCCGAGGGCACGGACAACGTCCTCCACCCGATGCGCGAGGCACTGCGGGCGCGGGCGACGGTGGGCGAGGTGTGCGATGCGCTGCGAGAGGTGTGGGGGGCTTATGTGCCGACGGATGCGTTCTGA
- a CDS encoding L,D-transpeptidase family protein, protein MQRSSGRRTAPAVAAVLVVAALVVGCRPVTVTGAGSPDGKDSRHAPTTPAPPPLGRHAPPTTARHTTPPRPHRTAHHAPRVRRPLMAAGARGAQVRELQARLAQLGLFDRSPTGYYAAMTAASVRAFQQRQGLPRTGAVQPTAWRALRSRTRRPAHTELYPPTTRPVGAPDPRCMTGRVICISKRSNTLTWRVDGRIVSAMDVRFGSQYTPTREGTFTLTFKSRHHVSTLYHTAMPYAMFFSGGQAVHYSADFAARGYRGASHGCVNVRDKTKIAALFDTVKKGTKVVVFH, encoded by the coding sequence ATGCAGCGGAGCAGTGGAAGACGTACGGCGCCCGCGGTGGCCGCGGTGCTGGTGGTGGCGGCGCTGGTGGTGGGCTGCCGTCCGGTGACGGTCACCGGAGCCGGTTCGCCGGACGGCAAGGACAGCCGCCACGCCCCCACGACCCCCGCTCCCCCGCCGCTCGGCCGTCACGCACCGCCCACCACGGCCCGGCACACCACCCCGCCGCGCCCCCACCGCACCGCCCACCACGCGCCACGGGTCCGACGGCCGCTCATGGCGGCCGGTGCGCGCGGTGCGCAGGTCCGCGAACTCCAGGCGCGGCTGGCCCAACTGGGTCTCTTCGACCGCTCCCCGACGGGCTACTACGCGGCCATGACCGCCGCCTCGGTCCGCGCCTTCCAGCAGCGGCAGGGCCTGCCCCGTACGGGCGCCGTGCAGCCCACGGCCTGGCGGGCGCTGCGGTCCCGCACCCGCCGGCCCGCGCACACCGAGCTCTACCCGCCCACCACGAGGCCGGTCGGCGCCCCCGATCCGCGCTGCATGACGGGCCGGGTGATCTGCATCAGCAAGCGGAGCAACACCCTCACCTGGCGGGTCGACGGCCGGATCGTCTCGGCGATGGACGTCCGCTTCGGGTCGCAGTACACCCCCACCCGCGAGGGGACCTTCACCCTCACCTTCAAGAGCCGCCACCACGTCTCGACGCTCTACCACACGGCCATGCCGTACGCGATGTTCTTCAGCGGCGGCCAGGCGGTCCACTACTCCGCGGACTTCGCGGCCCGCGGCTACCGCGGCGCCTCACACGGCTGCGTCAACGTCCGCGACAAGACCAAGATCGCCGCACTCTTCGACACGGTGAAGAAGGGGACCAAGGTGGTCGTCTTCCATTAG
- a CDS encoding RNA polymerase sigma factor translates to MRGDDIQPDDRRLTVAVQAAQDGDEAAFRTVYRAVHPRLLGYVRTLVSEPDVEDVTSEAWLQITRDLARFSGDADRFRGWAARIARNRALDHIRMRGRRPAIGGDESELADTPGASDTAGEALEALGTGRTMRLIARLPQDQAEAVVLRVVVGLDAKNAAQVLGKRPGAVRTAAHRGLRRLAELLGDELDGSRDGYQDSSRDGGDDGAGHGGGAPSGRPVQGPPGGGGTVNGVPVQGRRRRDGVAESYVPGVTETAARTQKDM, encoded by the coding sequence GTGCGAGGGGACGACATTCAGCCGGACGACCGTCGGCTGACGGTGGCCGTGCAAGCGGCACAGGACGGTGACGAGGCGGCGTTCCGCACCGTCTACCGCGCCGTACACCCCCGGCTATTGGGATATGTACGGACCTTGGTGAGCGAACCGGACGTGGAGGACGTCACGTCCGAGGCCTGGCTGCAGATCACCCGCGACCTCGCCCGCTTCAGCGGCGACGCCGACCGCTTCCGCGGCTGGGCGGCCCGCATCGCCCGCAACCGCGCCCTGGACCACATCAGGATGCGCGGCCGGCGCCCGGCGATCGGCGGCGACGAGAGCGAGCTCGCCGACACCCCCGGCGCCTCCGACACCGCGGGCGAGGCGCTCGAAGCCCTGGGCACCGGGCGCACCATGCGGCTGATAGCCCGGCTGCCGCAGGACCAGGCCGAGGCCGTGGTGCTCCGGGTGGTGGTCGGGCTCGATGCCAAGAACGCCGCGCAGGTGCTCGGCAAGCGGCCCGGGGCGGTGCGCACCGCCGCGCACCGCGGACTGCGGCGGCTCGCCGAGCTGCTCGGCGACGAGCTGGACGGCAGCCGGGACGGATACCAGGACAGCAGCCGGGACGGCGGCGACGACGGCGCCGGACACGGTGGAGGAGCTCCCTCCGGCCGGCCCGTACAGGGCCCGCCCGGAGGTGGCGGAACGGTGAACGGAGTGCCCGTACAGGGCAGAAGACGCCGCGACGGCGTGGCGGAATCGTACGTACCAGGTGTGACGGAAACGGCCGCACGAACGCAGAAGGACATGTGA